One window of Sinorhizobium numidicum genomic DNA carries:
- the iolG gene encoding inositol 2-dehydrogenase, with product MTVRFGLLGAGRIGKVHAKAVSGNPDAVLVAVADAFPAAADAIAKAYGCEVRTIDAIEAAADIDAVVICTPTDTHADLIERFARAGKAIFCEKPIDLDVERVKACLKVVSDTKAKLMVGFNRRFDPHFMAVRKAIDEGRIGEVEMVTITSRDPGAPPVDYIKRSGGIFRDMTIHDFDMARFLLGEEPVSVTATAAVLVDKAIGEAGDYDSVSVILQTASGKQAIISNSRRATYGYDQRIEVHGSKGAVSAENQRPVSIEIATGEGYTRPPLHDFFMTRYTEAYANEIESFIAAIERGAEITPSGKDGLAALALADAAVRSVVEERLISVA from the coding sequence ATGACAGTGAGATTTGGTCTTCTGGGCGCCGGGCGCATCGGCAAGGTTCACGCAAAAGCCGTCAGCGGCAATCCCGACGCCGTGCTCGTTGCGGTTGCCGACGCCTTTCCGGCCGCGGCCGACGCAATCGCCAAGGCCTATGGCTGCGAAGTGCGTACGATCGACGCCATTGAAGCGGCTGCCGATATCGATGCTGTGGTTATCTGCACGCCGACGGATACGCACGCCGATCTGATCGAACGTTTCGCCCGCGCCGGCAAGGCGATCTTCTGCGAAAAGCCGATCGATCTCGATGTCGAGCGCGTCAAGGCCTGCCTCAAGGTGGTGTCGGATACAAAGGCCAAGCTGATGGTGGGCTTCAACCGCCGCTTCGATCCGCATTTCATGGCCGTGCGCAAGGCAATCGACGAAGGCAGGATCGGCGAGGTCGAAATGGTGACGATCACCTCGCGCGATCCCGGCGCGCCGCCGGTCGATTATATCAAGCGCTCGGGCGGCATCTTCCGCGACATGACGATTCACGATTTCGACATGGCGCGCTTCCTGCTCGGCGAGGAGCCGGTTTCGGTCACGGCAACCGCCGCCGTGCTTGTAGACAAGGCGATCGGCGAGGCCGGAGACTACGACAGCGTCTCCGTCATATTGCAGACGGCATCCGGAAAACAGGCGATCATCTCGAACTCTCGCCGCGCCACCTATGGCTACGACCAGCGCATCGAGGTTCACGGATCAAAAGGCGCGGTCTCGGCGGAAAACCAGCGTCCCGTCTCCATCGAAATCGCCACAGGCGAGGGTTATACGCGCCCGCCGCTGCATGATTTCTTCATGACGCGCTACACCGAAGCCTACGCAAACGAGATCGAGAGCTTCATCGCCGCGATCGAAAGAGGCGCGGAGATCACTCCCTCAGGCAAGGATGGCCTTGCCGCGCTCGCGCTGGCCGATGCGGCCGTAAGGTCTGTGGTCGAAGAGCGCCTGATCAGCGTCGCCTGA